The genome window CTTCGGGTAAACGAAAGGATGGTCGACAGCAGCTGGTTGCCTCCTTCTGCTCCTTTTAGATTTGTTCTGGCTATCGGGTTCACCCTGTTCTTTATTCAGACAATTGCTGAAATTATTAAGGATCTCTATTTCCTAATTACAAAAGAAAGTCTCATCGAAGTAGATGAGACAAATACAAAGGAGGTATTGATCTAATGGATATAATACTTTCTCCTGAATTTTTAACAATTGGAATGTTCTCAGTCCTTTTTCTGGGAGTCCTCACTGGTTTCCCTTTGGCTATCCCCATCGGCGGAGCCGGTCTTCTCTTTGGATTTATGATGTTTGGTGATGCATCCTTTGATATGATCTATACAAGGGTTTATGCCCAGTTGACCAACACAGGATTTATGGCAGTCCCCCTCTTTGTTTTTATGGGTGGAATGCTGGAACGATCGGGAATTGCGAAACGGATGTATGAGAGCCTCTACGTCAGCTTTGGACGATTCCGTGGAGGCCTTGCCATTGTCAGTATCATGATTGGAACTATTATGGCAGCCTGTATCGGTGTTATTGCCGCATCTATTTCCATGCTAGCCATGGTTGCACTGCCTGTTATGATTAAACGCGGATATGATAAAGGTTTGGCTACGGGGTGTATCTGTGCCGGTGGAACTCTGGGTATTCTGATTCCACCCAGCATTATGCTGATTGTTTACGGACCCGCTGCCTGGATTTCTGTCGGAAAGCTTTTCACTGCCGCCTTTGGACCAGGACTGATGCTTTCCGGTCTTTATATGTTGTATATTGCCATTAGAGCCTTCTTTCAGCCATCAATAGCACCTGCTATCAGCAAAGAAGAAGAGGGTAACTACTCATTCCTTCAAAAGGTAAAGATGCTCGTTGTCTCTCTGTTACCTACTATGGTACTTATCCTATCCGTGCTGGGTGCCATCTATACGGGTATTGCTGCTCCTACCGAAGCGGCTGCCGTAGGAGCTGTTATTTCAATTGTTCTTACTGTCCTGTATCGTCAATTCAGCTTTAAAGCATTGATGGAAGTATCATTGAGTACGATAAAGTTGACATGTATGGTACTTCTCATCGCCAGTATGTCCACTGCATTTGTGAGCGTCTTTCTTTCCGGTGGGGGTGGAGATGTTGTTAAAGATTTTATCCTGGGATTCCCCGGTGGTAAATGGTCTGTATTTGCCATGATCATGCTCGTCACTTTTGCCCTGGGTGCCTTTATTGACTGGGTCGGTATTATCTTTGTCCTTGTTCCTATCCTTTCTCCAATCATTCCTATACTGGGCTTTGATCCTCTTTGGTTTGCCATGATGATCATCGTAAACCTGCAGATGTCATTTTTGACACCGCCTTTTGCCTATGCCATGTTCTTTCTGAAAGGTGCGGCAGATCCGGAACTTGGTATTGAAACAAAGGATATTATCCGGGGGATGCTGCCATTTGTCGGAATTGTTGCTATCGGTCTAGTGCTAATGATTATTTTTCCACAGATCGTTCTTTGGCTTCCCAGTCGGATGTAGAGAGGTTGTATGAGTATTGAGTATGTAGAAACTGGTAAAGCACCGGAGGCTTTTGGCCCCTTCTCACAAGCGACAAAGTCGGGAGGCTGGGTCTTTACTTCCGGAGCTATGCCTCTGAATCCGTCTGATGGATCTCTTATCTCTGGAGGGATCGCCGAGCAGACA of Oceanispirochaeta crateris contains these proteins:
- a CDS encoding TRAP transporter large permease; this encodes MDIILSPEFLTIGMFSVLFLGVLTGFPLAIPIGGAGLLFGFMMFGDASFDMIYTRVYAQLTNTGFMAVPLFVFMGGMLERSGIAKRMYESLYVSFGRFRGGLAIVSIMIGTIMAACIGVIAASISMLAMVALPVMIKRGYDKGLATGCICAGGTLGILIPPSIMLIVYGPAAWISVGKLFTAAFGPGLMLSGLYMLYIAIRAFFQPSIAPAISKEEEGNYSFLQKVKMLVVSLLPTMVLILSVLGAIYTGIAAPTEAAAVGAVISIVLTVLYRQFSFKALMEVSLSTIKLTCMVLLIASMSTAFVSVFLSGGGGDVVKDFILGFPGGKWSVFAMIMLVTFALGAFIDWVGIIFVLVPILSPIIPILGFDPLWFAMMIIVNLQMSFLTPPFAYAMFFLKGAADPELGIETKDIIRGMLPFVGIVAIGLVLMIIFPQIVLWLPSRM